The following proteins come from a genomic window of Candidatus Thiodiazotropha sp. CDECU1:
- a CDS encoding divergent polysaccharide deacetylase family protein yields the protein MTSTAGLADNSDRFGSPPSRVKIALIIDDLGNQLVAGERALALPGAVTYAFLPQTPFAWMLASKANRLNKEVMLHQPMESDNGNRLGNGALTLSMSRAQFTRTLQQNLASIPYVAGVNNHMGSLLTRDPTAMRWLMNELRTAGLYFIDSRTTDATVAERVANANLIATSRRHVFLDNTPQEREIRQQLRQLLKMAHTQGHAIGIAHPYPQTLAVLHQELPKLNQQGIELVPVSELIQSGRPLWHAYSSPSPKDAKSSKQSPSLIY from the coding sequence GTGACATCAACAGCTGGCCTGGCAGATAACAGCGATCGATTCGGGTCACCGCCGAGCCGGGTGAAAATAGCTCTGATCATCGATGATCTGGGCAACCAGCTGGTGGCGGGGGAGCGTGCCCTGGCCCTGCCGGGGGCAGTGACTTACGCCTTTCTGCCGCAAACCCCCTTCGCCTGGATGCTGGCGAGCAAGGCCAACCGGTTGAACAAGGAGGTCATGCTGCATCAGCCCATGGAGTCGGACAACGGCAACCGCCTGGGTAACGGCGCATTGACCCTGAGCATGTCGAGGGCGCAGTTCACCCGAACCCTGCAACAAAATCTTGCATCCATTCCCTATGTTGCCGGGGTAAACAATCATATGGGTAGCCTGTTGACCAGGGATCCCACGGCCATGCGCTGGCTGATGAATGAATTGCGTACCGCTGGATTATATTTCATCGACAGCCGAACCACCGATGCCACGGTCGCTGAGCGGGTTGCGAATGCAAATCTGATCGCCACTTCCCGGCGGCACGTATTCCTTGATAACACGCCCCAGGAGAGGGAGATCAGGCAGCAGTTGCGACAGCTGTTGAAGATGGCCCATACTCAAGGGCATGCTATCGGTATTGCCCACCCCTACCCTCAGACCCTGGCGGTCCTGCATCAGGAGTTGCCTAAACTCAACCAGCAGGGTATTGAGCTGGTACCTGTCTCTGAACTGATCCAATCCGGGAGACCACTATGGCACGCGTACTCGTCCCCCTCGCCCAAGGATGCGAAGAGCTCGAAGCAGTCACCATCACTGATCTACTGA
- a CDS encoding DJ-1 family glyoxalase III, protein MARVLVPLAQGCEELEAVTITDLLTRAGIEVVTAGLDSQPVKASRGITLVPDTSLDAVLDEEFDMLVLPGGLPGADHLDADPRIHALLKRLNQQGKYTAAICAAPKVLAGAGLLEGRRATSYPGVLDKMDLPQVDVQLESVISDDRVITSRGPGTAMDFALELIEKLSGRETRDQVEQGLVR, encoded by the coding sequence ATGGCACGCGTACTCGTCCCCCTCGCCCAAGGATGCGAAGAGCTCGAAGCAGTCACCATCACTGATCTACTGACCCGGGCGGGCATAGAGGTCGTCACCGCCGGTCTGGATTCACAACCGGTCAAGGCCTCCAGGGGTATCACCCTGGTCCCAGACACCAGCCTCGATGCGGTACTGGATGAGGAGTTCGATATGCTGGTGCTGCCCGGCGGTCTGCCCGGGGCCGATCATCTGGACGCCGATCCGCGTATCCATGCATTACTGAAACGACTCAATCAACAGGGGAAATACACCGCCGCTATCTGTGCGGCACCCAAGGTGCTGGCGGGAGCTGGCCTGCTTGAAGGACGGCGAGCAACCAGCTACCCGGGCGTGTTGGACAAGATGGATCTGCCCCAGGTCGATGTGCAGCTGGAGTCTGTCATCAGCGATGATCGGGTTATTACCTCCCGCGGACCGGGAACGGCGATGGATTTCGCTCTGGAATTGATCGAGAAACTGAGCGGCAGGGAGACCAGGGATCAGGTTGAGCAGGGGCTGGTGCGTTAA
- a CDS encoding GGDEF domain-containing protein: MDDLTFRHQSEFHLKSTFWLSVTAGTLILPFAFYHLTHQHVGIGIGAMITSLSLYLVAWGCYRKTYKTIYTFIWLTPFTTLFVAYLTNLIGITGTYWCYSTLILYYFMMSERQAWISNIIFALINVPLVWHLFETHEAIRFSVTFSLVSAYSAIFLHIIAKQYSELHKQAITDQLTGLYNRTLLKDSLVQAINQANRSNTAFTLIIMDVDHFKKINDELGHEIGDHVLIQLGVFLKGFLRDSDKVFRIGGEEFLILLYNTDEANSIGIAEKIRKGIENLSLIPGRPVTVSIGVAGLSSVRDWKHWMKTCDKNLYEAKNSGRNRVVDCKG; the protein is encoded by the coding sequence ATGGATGATTTAACCTTTCGGCATCAATCAGAATTTCATCTTAAATCCACATTCTGGCTTTCTGTCACCGCCGGAACTCTGATATTGCCTTTTGCCTTTTATCACCTGACTCATCAACACGTGGGAATTGGTATAGGCGCCATGATTACCTCGTTGAGTCTCTACTTGGTTGCCTGGGGCTGTTATAGGAAAACGTATAAAACCATCTATACGTTTATCTGGCTGACCCCTTTTACGACTCTGTTTGTAGCCTATTTAACAAATTTAATCGGAATAACAGGTACCTATTGGTGCTATTCAACATTAATTTTATATTACTTTATGATGTCAGAGCGTCAGGCATGGATATCAAATATTATATTTGCACTGATTAATGTTCCACTAGTGTGGCACCTTTTCGAGACACACGAAGCCATCAGATTCTCCGTGACATTTTCATTGGTCAGTGCATATTCGGCTATTTTTCTTCATATCATTGCCAAGCAATATAGCGAACTGCACAAACAGGCGATTACAGACCAGCTAACCGGTCTGTACAATAGAACACTGCTTAAAGACTCTTTGGTACAGGCGATAAATCAAGCTAATCGATCAAATACTGCATTCACACTAATCATCATGGACGTTGATCATTTCAAGAAGATTAATGATGAACTAGGCCATGAGATTGGCGATCACGTCCTCATACAGCTGGGGGTGTTCTTAAAGGGCTTTCTTCGAGACAGTGACAAAGTATTCAGAATCGGAGGAGAAGAATTTTTGATTCTGCTCTACAATACCGATGAAGCCAATAGTATCGGCATAGCTGAAAAAATACGAAAGGGTATTGAAAATCTTTCATTAATACCCGGTCGCCCGGTAACGGTCAGTATTGGTGTGGCCGGCCTGAGTTCAGTTAGAGACTGGAAGCATTGGATGAAGACCTGCGACAAGAATCTATATGAGGCCAAGAATAGCGGTCGCAACAGGGTAGTTGATTGTAAAGGATAG
- a CDS encoding patatin-like phospholipase family protein: protein MDHSIKKSKKPLILLLSVVVLSIYTTAGRTAQLTTEPQKAKTIILAIDGGGIKGVIPAIFIQHIESSLRKPSYQLFDLIGGTSTGGIISAALTTPKKTTGHPYTAEEIVNIYSHDGGKIFLAQDCKVELCATYYADNGRGDGVEPYLQKMYGPDVSLVNSRDKMQSLAGNRVKHMFTTSYIVNNSQKNVAKPVRGENFGPYLFNWFDAVNSPANDNYYVWEAARGTSAAPTYFPIANVGGKTFPRSAAANKWVVDGGTMSNNPATWGVTEALRTGMASRLEDIIVISLGTGIYEGGAGVGINSNAVTDIVPVGGNWSTTPWMVEKLDDLEGTDHNRGVLMSIVLDAVQTVTHSQLTALKQAGLKYYRLEPELTYAQSHMDNIHPRNIQSLIATANAYIKGEGAEIFKAILNDLQ from the coding sequence ATGGACCATAGTATAAAAAAATCAAAAAAACCTTTGATTCTACTTCTATCCGTTGTTGTTTTGAGTATATACACTACCGCCGGAAGAACAGCGCAACTCACAACGGAGCCACAAAAAGCAAAAACCATCATTTTGGCTATTGATGGAGGGGGAATCAAAGGAGTTATACCTGCGATATTTATTCAGCATATTGAATCCTCATTAAGGAAACCGTCCTACCAGTTATTCGATTTAATAGGAGGAACATCTACCGGCGGCATCATCTCCGCCGCTCTCACCACACCTAAAAAAACCACTGGCCACCCTTACACCGCCGAAGAAATAGTAAATATTTACAGTCATGATGGTGGCAAAATATTTCTGGCTCAGGACTGCAAGGTTGAACTGTGCGCAACCTACTACGCTGATAACGGTAGGGGTGACGGGGTTGAGCCCTACTTGCAAAAAATGTATGGCCCAGACGTTTCACTTGTCAATAGTCGCGATAAAATGCAATCTTTAGCCGGTAACCGTGTAAAACATATGTTCACTACTTCGTACATTGTGAACAATAGCCAGAAAAATGTAGCAAAACCTGTTCGCGGCGAAAACTTTGGCCCCTATCTTTTTAACTGGTTTGATGCTGTCAATAGCCCTGCAAACGATAACTACTATGTATGGGAGGCCGCCAGGGGAACGAGTGCTGCCCCAACATATTTTCCGATTGCTAATGTGGGTGGCAAAACTTTCCCCAGGTCTGCAGCGGCCAACAAGTGGGTAGTTGACGGTGGAACCATGTCTAATAACCCCGCCACTTGGGGCGTCACGGAAGCCTTAAGAACAGGTATGGCCTCGCGCCTGGAAGACATAATTGTTATTTCCCTGGGGACGGGAATATATGAAGGTGGTGCAGGTGTAGGCATTAATAGCAATGCGGTAACGGATATCGTTCCAGTAGGTGGTAATTGGAGCACGACCCCCTGGATGGTCGAGAAGCTGGACGACCTTGAGGGAACCGATCACAACAGGGGTGTATTGATGAGCATCGTGCTTGATGCCGTTCAAACGGTCACACACAGCCAGTTGACTGCCTTGAAACAAGCAGGACTCAAATATTATCGGCTCGAACCTGAACTCACTTACGCGCAAAGTCATATGGATAACATACATCCGCGCAATATCCAGTCATTAATTGCAACTGCTAATGCGTACATAAAAGGAGAAGGGGCAGAAATATTCAAGGCTATTTTGAATGATTTGCAGTGA
- a CDS encoding TorF family putative porin: MKMNRLALACGAAMLGLSSIAAAEVSTNIGVTSNYIWRGLTQTGNTTALSGGFDWSGETGLYAGTWLSEAWDDYELDLYGGYAGEMGDFGYDVGLIYYTYSADAESNFLELAVGGSWQFLSAGLNYVVSAEDAVEVVEEDLYYYLGASFDLPQDFSLGVTVGFVEPDGDGDDDFEDYTHYQVDLSKAVGDFGDVTLSLSDTDLDDTDAAGEDSDMRFFLSWSKGF; encoded by the coding sequence ATGAAGATGAACCGTCTTGCCCTGGCATGTGGCGCTGCAATGCTTGGACTATCGTCCATTGCTGCGGCAGAAGTCAGCACTAATATCGGTGTCACCAGCAACTACATCTGGCGCGGTTTGACCCAGACCGGCAATACCACTGCACTCTCCGGTGGATTCGATTGGTCTGGCGAGACTGGTTTATATGCCGGTACCTGGCTGTCGGAGGCCTGGGATGACTATGAACTCGACCTGTATGGCGGCTACGCCGGTGAAATGGGTGACTTCGGCTACGATGTGGGCCTGATCTACTACACCTATTCAGCCGATGCGGAATCCAACTTCCTCGAGCTTGCTGTCGGCGGCAGCTGGCAGTTTCTCTCCGCCGGTCTCAACTATGTGGTCTCTGCGGAGGATGCGGTTGAGGTTGTGGAGGAGGACCTCTACTACTACCTGGGCGCCAGCTTTGACCTGCCGCAGGACTTTTCCCTCGGTGTGACCGTCGGTTTCGTCGAGCCTGATGGTGATGGCGATGACGATTTTGAGGACTACACCCACTATCAGGTTGACCTCAGCAAGGCCGTTGGCGATTTCGGTGATGTCACATTGAGTCTCTCTGACACCGACCTCGATGACACCGATGCCGCCGGTGAAGATTCCGATATGCGTTTCTTCCTCTCTTGGAGCAAGGGCTTCTGA
- the ubiK gene encoding ubiquinone biosynthesis accessory factor UbiK: MPDKNRLPFTRRNIAVIPLVLAPYLWTKPAPLAIVWRMIDPKLIDELTTRLSATMPSGIQALQADVMKNMRATLESGLAKLDLVTREEFEVQSAVLARTREKLERLEAQIKALEEKTR; encoded by the coding sequence TTGCCAGATAAAAATCGTCTGCCATTCACCAGACGTAATATAGCTGTCATCCCCTTGGTGCTTGCCCCATATCTCTGGACAAAGCCCGCGCCACTGGCTATTGTCTGGCGCATGATCGATCCGAAACTGATAGATGAACTGACCACCCGTCTCTCTGCAACCATGCCCAGTGGTATTCAAGCGCTGCAGGCTGATGTGATGAAGAACATGCGCGCCACCCTGGAGTCGGGGTTGGCCAAACTCGACCTGGTCACCCGCGAGGAGTTTGAGGTACAGAGCGCCGTACTGGCGCGAACCCGTGAAAAACTCGAGAGGCTGGAGGCGCAGATCAAGGCGCTGGAGGAGAAAACCCGCTAG
- a CDS encoding ammonium transporter, with protein MEAITQLSYALDTFYFLVSGALVMWMAAGFAMLEAGLVRAKNTAEILTKNVALFAVACIMYMLMGYNIMYPADGNGIFPALDLSFMFGGDNSVEDVLASNGDTYYSGMSDFFFQVVFVATAMSIVSGAVAERMKLWAFLFFAVVMTGVIYPMQGYWKWGGGFLDAAGFSDFAGSGVVHLCGASAALAGVILLGARKGKYTADGRINAIPGANLPLATLGTFILWLGWFGFNGGSELKVSDIGEANAVAAVFVNTNAAAAGGVVAALLTARALFGKADLTMALNGALAGLVAITAEPLTPTPLEATLIGAVGGLLVVFSIIVMDKIKIDDPVGAISVHGVVGMWGLIAVPLTNGDASIGPQLLGLGVIFAWTFVASFVVWLILKIVMGIRVSEEEEYEGVDLGECGLEAYPEFTGNRGSGL; from the coding sequence GTGGAAGCGATTACACAACTTAGCTACGCATTGGATACCTTCTATTTTTTGGTATCCGGCGCGCTTGTCATGTGGATGGCAGCTGGTTTTGCCATGCTCGAGGCCGGTTTGGTCCGAGCTAAGAATACCGCTGAAATCCTGACCAAAAACGTCGCCCTGTTCGCAGTCGCCTGCATTATGTACATGTTGATGGGATACAACATCATGTACCCGGCTGATGGCAACGGCATATTTCCGGCACTCGATCTGAGCTTCATGTTCGGTGGCGATAACAGTGTGGAAGATGTACTGGCCAGTAACGGAGATACCTACTACTCCGGCATGTCAGACTTCTTCTTCCAGGTGGTGTTCGTCGCCACTGCCATGTCCATCGTCTCCGGTGCCGTGGCAGAGCGGATGAAGCTCTGGGCATTCCTGTTCTTTGCGGTGGTGATGACCGGTGTCATCTATCCTATGCAGGGTTACTGGAAATGGGGTGGCGGTTTTCTGGACGCCGCTGGTTTCAGCGATTTCGCCGGATCCGGTGTGGTCCACTTGTGTGGCGCCTCGGCAGCCCTGGCAGGTGTCATTCTGCTCGGTGCACGTAAAGGGAAATACACGGCAGACGGCCGCATAAACGCTATCCCCGGCGCAAATCTGCCGCTGGCCACACTGGGTACCTTTATCCTTTGGCTGGGCTGGTTCGGATTCAACGGTGGTTCTGAGCTGAAGGTCTCCGATATCGGTGAGGCCAATGCTGTGGCGGCAGTCTTTGTCAACACCAACGCAGCCGCTGCCGGCGGTGTGGTGGCGGCACTGCTGACCGCCCGCGCCCTGTTTGGTAAGGCGGATCTGACCATGGCCCTGAATGGCGCCCTGGCTGGTCTAGTGGCAATCACTGCGGAACCGCTGACGCCCACCCCGCTGGAAGCGACCTTGATCGGTGCCGTAGGCGGCCTGCTGGTGGTCTTCTCCATTATCGTCATGGACAAGATCAAGATCGACGACCCGGTCGGTGCTATTTCGGTACACGGTGTGGTCGGTATGTGGGGCCTGATCGCCGTACCTTTGACCAACGGTGATGCTTCGATTGGACCGCAGTTACTCGGTTTGGGAGTAATCTTCGCCTGGACGTTCGTCGCCAGCTTCGTAGTTTGGCTGATCCTTAAGATTGTGATGGGTATTAGGGTTAGTGAAGAGGAAGAGTACGAAGGCGTCGATCTCGGTGAGTGTGGATTGGAAGCCTATCCTGAATTCACCGGTAACCGAGGTTCAGGCCTGTAA
- a CDS encoding YifB family Mg chelatase-like AAA ATPase — MSLAILYSRAQEGIQAPLVTVEVHLSNGLPGLSIVGLPEMAVRESKDRVRGALINSQFEFPARRITINLAPADLPKEGGRFDLPIALGILAASNQLAADPLNHYEFTGELALSGEMRPISGILPVALTARDAGRSLILPQQNAEEAGLVSGLQCYPAKHLLEVCSHINSVNQLEQFKGVRSPANVTKQQLDMADVYGQSHARRALEISAAGAHSLLYIGPPGTGKSMLASRLPGILPPMSEEEALECAAIHSVANNRAFEPAQWRQRPYRAPHHTASAAALVGGGSNPKPGEISLAHCGVLFLDELPEFDRHTLEVLREPLENGHITISRANRQVDYPSRFQMIAAMNPCPCGHLGDGSNRCHCTLDRITRYRNRISGPLLDRIDMHVEVPRQPLQINQESPTLEEPSDAIRRRVIDARDIQLERQGCTNQALQGVQIEQVAAPGKEGNALLHRAIEKLGLSMRAYHRILKVARTIADLEASPKVETAHISEAIGYRRLDRS, encoded by the coding sequence ATGTCACTCGCCATTCTCTATTCCCGGGCCCAAGAGGGCATCCAAGCGCCCCTGGTCACCGTCGAGGTCCACCTCTCCAACGGCCTGCCCGGCCTCTCCATCGTCGGCTTGCCCGAAATGGCGGTACGCGAGAGCAAGGACCGGGTCAGGGGTGCCCTGATCAACAGCCAGTTTGAATTTCCCGCCCGCCGCATAACCATCAACCTGGCGCCCGCCGATCTGCCGAAAGAGGGGGGGCGATTCGACCTTCCCATCGCCCTCGGCATCCTTGCCGCATCGAATCAACTGGCGGCGGACCCATTGAACCACTACGAATTCACCGGCGAGCTTGCCCTGTCCGGTGAAATGCGCCCGATCAGCGGGATTCTTCCGGTGGCGCTCACAGCCCGTGATGCGGGACGCTCCCTCATCCTGCCGCAACAGAATGCCGAGGAGGCGGGTCTGGTGAGCGGGCTCCAATGCTACCCGGCAAAACACCTGCTCGAGGTCTGTTCGCACATCAATAGCGTCAACCAGCTGGAACAGTTCAAAGGCGTTCGATCACCAGCGAATGTAACAAAGCAGCAGCTCGATATGGCCGACGTCTATGGTCAGAGCCACGCCCGGCGCGCCTTGGAGATCAGTGCCGCGGGGGCCCACTCTCTGCTCTATATCGGCCCCCCCGGCACCGGCAAGTCGATGCTCGCCTCCCGCCTGCCCGGGATACTCCCGCCCATGAGCGAGGAGGAGGCCCTGGAGTGTGCCGCCATCCACTCGGTGGCCAACAACCGGGCATTCGAGCCTGCCCAGTGGCGTCAAAGACCCTATCGCGCACCTCACCACACGGCATCGGCAGCCGCCCTGGTGGGCGGTGGCAGTAATCCGAAGCCGGGGGAGATCTCCCTGGCCCATTGCGGGGTGCTGTTCCTGGACGAATTGCCTGAGTTCGACCGGCATACCCTGGAGGTGTTGCGCGAACCCCTGGAGAACGGCCATATCACCATCTCCCGGGCCAATCGCCAGGTCGACTACCCATCCCGCTTTCAGATGATAGCGGCCATGAATCCCTGCCCCTGCGGCCACCTGGGGGACGGCAGCAACCGCTGTCACTGCACCCTGGACCGCATAACCCGCTACCGCAACCGCATCTCCGGCCCCCTGCTGGATCGCATCGACATGCATGTGGAAGTGCCCCGGCAGCCCCTGCAGATCAACCAGGAATCACCCACCCTTGAAGAACCGAGCGATGCCATTCGGCGCCGGGTTATAGATGCCCGTGATATCCAATTAGAACGACAAGGCTGCACCAACCAGGCACTGCAGGGCGTGCAGATCGAACAGGTGGCCGCCCCGGGGAAGGAGGGTAATGCACTACTGCATCGGGCCATCGAAAAACTCGGCCTCTCGATGCGGGCCTACCACCGGATATTGAAAGTGGCGCGTACCATCGCCGATCTGGAGGCGAGCCCGAAGGTGGAGACTGCGCATATCAGCGAGGCGATTGGGTATCGGCGTTTGGACAGGAGTTAA
- a CDS encoding oleate hydratase has translation MIGNYNNVITSRPEGVEKKRAYLVGGGIASLAAAAYLIRDGHMAGEKITILEQLDINGGCLDGSGDAIDGYIMRGGREMEAHYECTWDLFSFIPDLKRKDPDAPFTNPEPELVSDPERTVLKRIRDVNQWDPNSSKCRLMSSCGEPDRDPSLGLSSIHVMELTKLSLKTEEELGATTVEEFFSDSYFKTNMWYFWTSMFAMETWHSVVEMRRYMQRFMHLMPTMSTLENILFTTYNQYESMVLPLQIWLKSKGVTFDLKTQVTDLDIEIVNGEKTVTAIHLLRGSSETSETIATTADDLVFVTNGSMVENSTTGNTHEPAILNRETGACWQLWKNIAAKDPAFGRPEVFCADIDKSKFVSFTITATDSPIADLLKEFTGVDPYSHKAVTGGIMTIKDSSWLMSATCNRQPQYRSQPVGDYQPKQHKDDPDKNVLAIWAYGLFPDNTGDYVKKKMSDCTGEELLTELLYHWGAKDQIPAIMKTVKVIPCMMPYITSQFLPRVKGDRPEVIPEGSKNLAFLGQFTEIPDDCVFTVEYSVRSAIMAVYKLLGITDKTPPEIYPSKDDVHVIIKASETMHNGSIPGEHLLNHLLKGTSLQGLLK, from the coding sequence GTGATCGGTAATTACAATAATGTTATTACATCTCGACCAGAGGGAGTTGAGAAAAAGCGCGCCTATCTTGTAGGTGGCGGTATTGCATCGCTGGCGGCAGCTGCGTACTTGATAAGAGACGGCCATATGGCCGGCGAAAAGATCACTATTTTGGAACAGCTCGATATAAATGGTGGTTGTTTGGATGGTAGCGGCGATGCCATCGACGGCTACATTATGCGCGGTGGTCGGGAGATGGAAGCTCACTATGAGTGTACATGGGATCTGTTCTCGTTTATTCCTGACCTGAAGCGTAAAGATCCTGATGCGCCATTCACCAACCCTGAGCCAGAACTTGTTTCCGACCCGGAACGTACAGTTTTAAAGCGGATTCGTGATGTCAACCAATGGGACCCCAACTCCTCCAAATGCCGTCTGATGAGTAGCTGTGGAGAGCCGGATCGAGACCCTTCGTTAGGGCTCTCCTCGATCCATGTGATGGAACTGACGAAGTTGTCCCTGAAGACTGAAGAAGAACTGGGTGCAACAACAGTGGAAGAGTTTTTTTCAGACTCTTATTTTAAAACCAATATGTGGTATTTCTGGACATCGATGTTTGCCATGGAGACATGGCACTCAGTAGTCGAGATGCGGCGCTATATGCAACGCTTCATGCACCTGATGCCGACGATGAGCACGCTGGAAAATATTCTGTTTACCACCTACAACCAATATGAATCCATGGTCTTGCCGCTGCAAATCTGGCTTAAAAGTAAAGGCGTTACCTTTGATTTGAAAACTCAGGTCACTGATCTGGATATTGAGATCGTAAACGGTGAGAAGACCGTGACCGCCATCCATTTGCTTCGTGGCTCATCAGAGACGAGTGAAACGATTGCCACAACAGCGGACGACCTGGTGTTCGTTACCAATGGCTCGATGGTGGAGAATTCCACCACAGGCAATACTCATGAGCCAGCAATTCTTAATCGGGAGACCGGTGCTTGCTGGCAGTTGTGGAAAAATATTGCTGCAAAAGATCCTGCTTTTGGTAGGCCTGAGGTTTTTTGCGCAGACATCGACAAGAGCAAGTTTGTCTCTTTCACCATTACTGCGACAGACTCGCCGATTGCTGATTTGCTAAAAGAATTTACCGGCGTAGACCCCTATTCCCACAAAGCCGTGACCGGCGGCATCATGACGATCAAGGACTCAAGCTGGCTCATGAGTGCAACCTGCAACCGACAGCCGCAATACAGGAGTCAGCCCGTCGGTGACTACCAGCCAAAACAGCACAAGGATGACCCGGATAAAAACGTACTGGCAATCTGGGCCTACGGCTTGTTTCCGGACAATACCGGTGACTACGTGAAAAAGAAGATGAGCGATTGTACCGGTGAAGAACTGCTGACAGAGCTACTCTACCATTGGGGAGCCAAAGACCAGATTCCAGCTATTATGAAGACGGTCAAAGTTATTCCTTGCATGATGCCATATATCACCAGCCAGTTTTTACCACGCGTTAAAGGTGACCGTCCGGAAGTTATTCCTGAAGGAAGCAAAAATCTTGCCTTTTTAGGGCAGTTCACCGAGATACCTGATGATTGTGTATTTACCGTCGAGTATTCAGTTCGCTCGGCAATTATGGCTGTTTACAAACTACTTGGCATAACGGATAAAACCCCACCAGAGATTTACCCCTCCAAGGACGACGTGCATGTGATCATCAAGGCAAGCGAAACGATGCACAACGGCAGCATTCCCGGAGAACACCTTCTGAACCATCTGTTGAAAGGTACAAGCCTGCAAGGCTTGCTGAAATAA
- a CDS encoding DUF4124 domain-containing protein, producing the protein MPELKKRLRDHYPLVLLFLLLIITFQLHAGVYKWVDDKGRVHFSDRPVTGQSEEVNIKQQEAAQPSAGQHDRKLKMQRMLDVYQEERAEKKEARQKQQAERKKRKQNCARAKDRYNSHVRARGIYDLNKEGERQYLSEAERARHMKRLKSDIARWCN; encoded by the coding sequence ATGCCGGAGTTGAAAAAAAGATTGCGAGATCACTACCCGCTGGTTCTGCTTTTTCTTCTTTTGATAATCACTTTCCAACTCCATGCAGGGGTCTATAAATGGGTGGACGACAAGGGCCGAGTGCACTTTAGTGACAGGCCGGTGACGGGTCAATCCGAGGAGGTAAATATCAAACAGCAGGAAGCGGCTCAACCATCGGCCGGTCAACACGACAGGAAGTTAAAGATGCAGCGCATGCTGGATGTCTATCAAGAGGAGCGGGCGGAGAAGAAAGAGGCAAGGCAGAAGCAACAGGCTGAACGGAAAAAGCGCAAGCAGAACTGCGCACGGGCGAAAGACCGCTACAACTCACATGTTCGGGCGAGAGGTATCTATGATCTGAACAAGGAGGGCGAACGGCAATATCTGAGTGAAGCAGAACGGGCGCGGCATATGAAAAGATTGAAGTCCGATATTGCCCGATGGTGCAATTGA
- a CDS encoding P-II family nitrogen regulator yields the protein MKMVSAIIKPFKLDDVREALSEVGVAGITVTEVKGFGRQKGHTELYRGAEYVVDFLPKIKVEIAIDDDIVDQVVEAISSAAKTGKIGDGKIFVTSVEQVVRVRTGETGPEAL from the coding sequence ATGAAAATGGTTTCAGCAATCATTAAGCCGTTCAAGCTTGATGATGTCCGCGAAGCTTTGTCGGAAGTGGGTGTGGCAGGTATCACGGTAACCGAAGTCAAAGGTTTCGGTCGTCAGAAGGGTCACACAGAACTCTACCGCGGTGCAGAGTACGTGGTCGATTTCCTACCCAAGATCAAGGTCGAGATTGCCATCGATGACGACATTGTCGATCAGGTCGTGGAAGCGATATCAAGTGCCGCCAAGACCGGCAAGATTGGTGACGGCAAGATCTTCGTCACTTCCGTAGAACAGGTCGTTCGTGTGCGTACCGGTGAAACCGGTCCCGAAGCGCTGTAA